CGGCGCCCCCCTCCGCGGCGCGCTCACCTTGTTCCGCGACGCACGGGCGCTGGCAGCCGATGGTGCCCGCCCGGGCCTGTCCCCGCGGGGCAGCGCGAGCGCTCCGAGGCGGGTGCGCTCCAGGCGGCCCcgcgccgccgcctcctcctctaGCAGCCCCTGCACGCGGCCGCGGGTTAGGCGGCCGCCGGCGCCGCCGCTGCCCCCGAGGTAGCGCACGACTTCCCGCAGGCTCACGGGCCGCGCCGGGCCGCCGGCCCGCGCCGCGCCCCCCTCCGGCGGCTGCTgtggctgcggcggcggcggctgctgctgctgtggcGGCGCCGGCGGctgtggcggcggcggcagcggcggctccCGGGCGGCGACGGCGGGCGGGGGGGCGCGGCGCGGGCCGGCCGGGGGCGCCACTGCCGGAGGAGCAgcgggcgcgggcggcggcgCGGCCAGGGGCGCGGCCCGCTGCGCGCGGGGGCCCGGCTGCGCGGGGCCGGGCGAGGGGGGCGctgtggcggcggcagcggcggccgcGCGGGGCGCCCGggccggggcggcggcggcgacgggcGCGGGCGGTGGCGGCGGGGCGGGCGTGGGCggcggcgcggcggcggcggcggggccccCGCGGGGGGCGCGCGGCGGGGCCGGCGGGGTGGCTCCGCGCCGGGGCGGCTGGACGCGCGCCGCGTTGCGGTACGAGATGCTCCCCTTGTAGCTGACCCGGAGCACGGCGCGCTGCTGGATCAGTTTCTCGAGCTCGGCGCGCGTGCGCTCCGGCTCCGGGCCGTGCCGCCGCCGCACCATCCGGCAGATGCGCTCCAGGTCCGGCCGCGCCTTGCGCGAGCGCAGCGAGTCGATGGTGTCCAGGATCCACTCTTGGTAGTGCGGGGAAGCGGCGGACGACGAGGCAGCGGCCGCCGTGGTGGCGGCCGCCGCCGTCTCCGGCGGGGGTAGGGCCGGGGGCCCCGCCATGCCTCCCGCCCGGCCCGGCTGCACCGTGCGCGCTGCCTCCCTCCCAGCGCGGCGCCCCCCTCCCCGGCTCCCCTCCCTCCGCCGCTGCCCGCCTCCTCCGCCTCCCCCCCCGGGGGGCGCAGCGCCTCGGCGGAGCGGCGGCGGCGCTGCTgtttctttgcaaaaaaaaaaaaaaaagaacgagagagagggagcgagagagagagaaaaaacagtgagagagaaagaaaagagagaaaaatatatgcacacactcactcactcgcacgcacgcacacacagacCCGCTTCTGCTGGGCGCGCGCGGGGCCGGGGATgcgaggagggaggaggggagcgcGGCGCGGCCGGCCcctccccgccgccgccgccgccgcacgcGCGCCCTGCGCCCGGGACACTCCGgccccccttccttccctccctccctcctccccgccgcccgccttcctccctcccacccccacgcGCCCGCTTTTAAGGTGGAGCCCgggccccccgcccgcccccttTACCCTGCGCTTTCGCTCACTCAGGCTCGCTCCGGCCCCCCCTTACAACTCCCGCGCGCTTTTTAAGGAGGCGCCGCGGAGTTGgcgccggggcgggggcgggggaaagcggcgggcgggggagggggaggggagcgcctgggggaggggagagggggcgggcggggcgggcgggcggTGCTCGGCCGCCCTCCAGCCATTGGGCGCGGGACCCAGACGTCCCCGGCGCCCAGCCCCCCTCTCCACGCCTCCCCGGCGCGCTCCGCTCTCGGGACCGCACTTACCGGGAACTCGCCGCCCGTGGGTCGGGCTACAGCGCTCTGCCGGGGCTGCGGGGATCCTCGGACCACCGACGCCTCCGCGCCCCTTGGGCGCGCTTGGCTCCGCGGGGAGGATGCGGGAAGGGGGGCGCGCACCGtcacccccaccccatatcccCCTACCagggccgcccccgccgccgctcGGCCTCCCGGCGCGCTGGCCCCAGCTTCTCCCTAGAGCGCCCGCCCTTTCGGCCTCTGGTTGGACGCAGAGGGGGCGCGCCTCAGAATGTGGGGACCCCTAATCTGGGGTCAGAGGGCAGTTTGGCGCCCCCTTCTCCTGCGGGGCGGGGAGAGTGGCAGAATTCCAAATAAACCCGGTTTTAAGGACTGCAGACCAGGTGCTGATCAGCCTGGACGCTGGGGTCCGAAATTCCCTTTCCAACCCCCTgggggtgtgtgggtgggtgacCGAAGTCAGGAACACCAGCgacactttttttaaacaaaactttattgataatagttttcaaatatgtttACAACAGCACACTGTTCAAGAGGAAGTTGCGTCCTTCGCAGCACACAGGTTGAATCGCCCCCGCGCCCACCCggggccccaccccaggcctgagaGCTCCTCCTGGGATGGGGAGAAATTATGAGAGGGACAAATATGGGGATGAATGGGGTGACTCCCCACTTTTctattgagagaaaaaaaccacaatgGGGGGGCGGGGAGAACGGGTGATTGACAGCGGACAGCTAAGCA
This window of the Mesoplodon densirostris isolate mMesDen1 chromosome 3, mMesDen1 primary haplotype, whole genome shotgun sequence genome carries:
- the SAMD1 gene encoding sterile alpha motif domain-containing protein 1, translated to MAGPPALPPPETAAAATTAAAASSSAASPHYQEWILDTIDSLRSRKARPDLERICRMVRRRHGPEPERTRAELEKLIQQRAVLRVSYKGSISYRNAARVQPPRRGATPPAPPRAPRGGPAAAAAPPPTPAPPPPPAPVAAAAPARAPRAAAAAAATAPPSPGPAQPGPRAQRAAPLAAPPPAPAAPPAVAPPAGPRRAPPPAVAAREPPLPPPPQPPAPPQQQQPPPPQPQQPPEGGAARAGGPARPVSLREVVRYLGGSGGAGGRLTRGRVQGLLEEEAAARGRLERTRLGALALPRGDRPGRAPSAASARASRNKRGGEERVLEKEEEDEDDEDEDDEDEVSEGSEVPEGDRPAGAQHQQLNGERGPQSAKERIKEWTPCGPHQGQDEGRGPAPGSGTRQVFSMAAMNKEGGSASAATGPDSPSPVPLPPGKPALPGADGTPFGCPSGRKEKPADPVEWTVTDVVEYFTEAGFPEQATAFQEQEIDGKSLLLMQRTDVLTGLSIRLGPALKIYEHHIKVLQQGHFEDDDPDGFLG